The Myxocyprinus asiaticus isolate MX2 ecotype Aquarium Trade chromosome 31, UBuf_Myxa_2, whole genome shotgun sequence genome has a segment encoding these proteins:
- the dharma gene encoding dharma: MATQKFSNFSIDYILGESSKQTPKSPAVYHPLPSQHSSGHLTEVDLCQDGSRGHDDHATLMMNFPSSSWAEMCRCCVPVAYYQTSFNSNYYAGQQWPFYMYGPGCDKADNRCHQITPQRQRSRVRTVFTDSQTEQLDRLFAITDYPTMEARAELAKSTGLSEETVRVWFKNRRARRKRQTTCSGKSTTRAPDLPQDSD, encoded by the exons ATGGCAACTCAAAAATTTTCAAACTTCTCCATCGATTATATTTTGGGCGAGAGCAGCAAACAAACACCAAAATCACCTGCAGTGTATCATCCATTACCTTCGCAGCATTCCTCAGGACATTTGACCGAAGTGGACCTCTGCCAGGATGGATCTAGAGGTCATGATGACCATGCAACTTTAATGATGAACTTTCCATCATCATCCTGGGCAGAAATGTGCAGATGCTGTGTTCCAGTAGCATATTATCAAACAAGCTTTAATTCCAACTACTATGCAGGTCAGCAGTGGCCCTTCTATATGTATGGACCAG GATGTGACAAAGCTGACAATCGCTGCCACCAAATTACACCTCAGAGACAGCGCAGTAGAGTACGAACCGTTTTTACGGACAGCCAGACGGAGCAGCTCGATCGACTCTTCGCTATCACGGACTACCCGACCATGGAGGCCCGCGCTGAGTTAGCAAAGAGCACCGGCCTCAGTGAGGAGACTGTGCGG GTGTGGTTTAAAAATCGACGTGCACGCAGAAAAAGGCAGACAACTTGCTCTGGCAAAAGCACAACGCGCGCTCCCGATCTTCCTCAGGATTCAGATTAA